Proteins from one Triticum aestivum cultivar Chinese Spring chromosome 7A, IWGSC CS RefSeq v2.1, whole genome shotgun sequence genomic window:
- the LOC123150963 gene encoding acid phosphatase 1 — translation MAMATKMLLLLAAVALLVASSGAWETNIRMPASVATTTAMDEAVAPLIHALRPMLGSGGQLGSRAGVACDSWRLGVEAHNVRDWKTVPASCESYVGHYMLGGHYRRDSKLVIDEAISYVDSLKLAGNGKEVWVFDVDETTLSNLPYYATHGFGATPYNWMSFQEYARQASAPALPETKRLFDKLLSVGIKPVILTGRREVQRTATVTNLRRQGFSGWMTVMLKPAEFKGSAVTFKSGERQKLVDAGYVIVGNIGDQWSDILGTPEGARTFKLPDPMYYIG, via the exons ATGGCAATGGCTACGAAGATGCTACTCCTGCTTGCCGCCGTGGCTCTTCTTGTGGCCTCCAGCGGCGCATGGGAGACTAACATCCGCATGCCGGCGTCAGTTGCTACAACCACTGCCATGGATGAGGCCGTGGCGCCGCTGATCCATGCGCTGCGGCCGATGCTGGGCTCGGGCGGGCAGCTGGGGAGCCGCGCTGGCGTGGCATGTGACAGCTGGCGGCTGGGTGTAGAGGCGCACAACGTGCGTGACTGGAAGACGGTCCCCGCCAGCTGCGAGAGCTACGTCGGGCACTACATGCTCGGCGGTCACTACCGCCGTGATTCAAAGCTCGTTATTGACGAGGCCATCTCCTACGTCGACAGCCTCAAGCTCGCCGGCAACGGCAAGGAGGTGTGGGTCTTCGACGTCGACGAGACCACGCTCTCCAACCTCCCCTACTACGCCACGCACGGCTTCGG GGCTACGCCGTACAACTGGATGAGCTTCCAAGAGTACGCGCGGCAGGCGAGCGCACCTGCCCTGCCCGAGACGAAGCGGCTGTTCGACAAGTTGCTCTCGGTCGGCATCAAGCCTGTGATCCTCACCGGCCGGAGAGAGGTCCAGAGGACCGCCACCGTCACAAACCTCCGCAGGCAGGGGTTCTCTGGGTGGATGACGGTGATGCTGAAGCCAGCGGAGTTCAagggctccgcggtgaccttcaAGTCCGGTGAGAGACAGAAGCTGGTGGACGCCGGGTATGTCATCGTCGGCAACATCGGTGACCAGTGGAGCGACATCCTCGGCACGCCAGAGGGTGCCCGCACCTTTAAGCTACCCGACCCCATGTACTACATCGGCTAG